The genome window ATGGGCTGGTACGGCGGCGAGCGCGACGTTGGCGACCCTCGCGGCGACCCGCGCTACGGCGGCCGCGCCCCGGACCTGTCGCGGTTCGGCAGCGAAGCCGAACGCGATGCGCTGCGCCATCGCCGCGGGCCGAAAGGCTATACGCGCTCGGACGAGCGGATTCGCGAGGACGTGTGCGAGCGGCTCGCGCACGCGCTCGAGATCGACGTGAGCGATGTGACCGTGCAGGTGAAGGAGGGGCGCGTCGAGCTGGACGGCACGGTGCCGGCACGCTGGATGAGGCACGACATCGAGGATCTGGCCGACGGCTGCATGGGCGTGCGCGACGTCGAGAATCGCGTGCGCGTGCGTCGCGACGGCGAACACGATACGGGCATGGTGCTGCATCCGGATCAGCGGACCGTCACGCCGACCCAGCCTGCCGCGCGCGACCCCGAGCCCGGCACCGTCGTGCCCGGCCGCGAGCGTGAATCGCGCCACTGACGGCCGTGGGTGAAACGGCTCGACCCCGACCGCGGGCAACGCGTGCATGACGACCGGAATCGACGACACGCCGACCAGGCACCATGATGCCCCCGCACCCCGCGCGCGCGGCGACGCGCGTGGCTTGCGGCTGCGGATCGCGGGCGAACTGTGGCGCGCGATCTGGCGTTACCGCGCGCGCGTGCTCGCGGCGATCGGGCTGCTGGTGCTCGCGAAAGCGGCGGCCGTGTCGGTGCCGCTGCTGCTCAAGGACATCGTCGACGGTTTCGGCCGCGTGGCCGGCCAGCCGCTGGCGTGGCCGGTGCTGCTGCTGTTCGCGTACGCGGTCGTGCGCTTCGCGTCGAACGCGCTGAACGAAGTGCGCGACATGACCTTCGTGCAGGTCACGCAGCATACGGTCGCGTCGTTTACCGTGCGCACGTTCGGTCACCTGCACCGGCTGGGCGCGCGCTTTCATGCGCAGCGCGAGACGGGCGCCGTCGTGCGCGACCTCGAGAAAGGCACGGCCGGCATCGGCTACCTGCTCGGCGTCGCCGTGTTCACGATCGTGCCGACGGCCATCGAGATCGGCTCGGTGCTCGTGATCGTGATCGGCAAGTACGGCGGCGGCTTCACCGCGATCATTCTCGTCACGTTCGCCGTCTACGCGGCCTATACGGTCGTGTTCACGCGCCGCCGCATGCGTTACCAGCGGCGGGTGAACGCACTCGAGGCCGAGTCGAATTCGCGGGTGGTCGACAGCCTGCTGAACGTCGATACGGTCAAGTACTTCGCACGCGAGGACGTCGAGCGCGACCGGCTCGATCGCGTGCTCGACGCGTGGCGCGAAGCCGGCGTCGACAACCAGTACGCGCTGTCGACGCTGCATATCGGGCAGAGCGCGTGCATCGGCGCGGGGATCGCGGCCGTGATGCTGCTCGCCGGGCAGCAGGTCGCGCGCGGCGCGATGACGATCGGCGATCTCGTGCTGATCAACGCATACATCATCCAGATCAGCCTGCCGCTGAACGCGCTCG of Burkholderia sp. NRF60-BP8 contains these proteins:
- a CDS encoding BON domain-containing protein produces the protein MQRRYPGRHGARGGPPDWQERNERAYRGAGERGIPDDPARWPEEDDESAYRRFASEDVGPEDWGSEWTERAARPAEQRRGGAGPDWPGGARQPARDPERGYGGTGRRAEGREGRYGDERREFRGQHRMGWYGGERDVGDPRGDPRYGGRAPDLSRFGSEAERDALRHRRGPKGYTRSDERIREDVCERLAHALEIDVSDVTVQVKEGRVELDGTVPARWMRHDIEDLADGCMGVRDVENRVRVRRDGEHDTGMVLHPDQRTVTPTQPAARDPEPGTVVPGRERESRH